One window from the genome of Montipora foliosa isolate CH-2021 chromosome 5, ASM3666993v2, whole genome shotgun sequence encodes:
- the LOC138003871 gene encoding craniofacial development protein 2-like yields MDKTPKRDLKILMGDLKAKVGADNTNRELIMGRHDTGEQNENGELFTEFGLVIGGTIFPHKTTWTSPDGKTVNQIDHIIIRQKQRRSLHNVRVKCRADAASDHHLVVAVLKTKLKAYNSRAERTPYKFNMLSLKEIAKTEEFQLELLSQLPEETIEEQ; encoded by the coding sequence ATGGACAAAACACCAAAGAGAGATCTGAAGATCCTCATGGGAGACCTCAAAGCTAAAGTGGGAGCAGACAACACCAACAGAGAACTGATCATGGGCAGACATGACACCGGAGAACAGAACGAAAACGGCGAACTTTTCACAGAGTTTGGCCTGGTCATTGGAGGCACCATCTTTCCCCACAAGACCACCTGGACTTCCCCTGATGGCAAGACTGTAAACCAGATTGACCACATCATCATCAGGCAAAAGCAGAGAAGAAGCCTGCACAACGTCAGGGTAAAGTGCAGAGCAGATGCAGCATCAGACCACCATCTTGTTGTTGCTGTCCTCAAGACCAAGCTGAAAGCCTACAACAGCAGGgcagaaagaacaccatacaagTTCAACATGCTTAGCCTGAAGGAAATAGCAAAAACAGAAGAATTCCAGCTTGAACTGCTTTCCCAGCTGCCAGAGGAAACTATTGAA